The segment GCGACGATCAGGCGTTTCAAACCGCGCCCTCCGGCTTGATCGCCGCAATCACACGGCTCATGCGCTCATAAGACGCTTGCGGCGGCAATGCCTTGTCATAGCCTTCCTTGCGGTCTCCGGCTTTGCAGGTGGCATCATAGCCAATCTTGGCCACCATGCCTGCCTCTTCCTGCGGTTCGGAGCGATCAGCGGGCATGCCCGGAATGATCAGAATATCCCGGTCTACCCGCATACGGGTGGATTTTGCCAGTTCAACGGCGTTGATGTCCCACGGATCAACATCGCTATCCACAACCGTCACGGATTTCACAATGGAAACCGCACCCCAGCAGATGGCCATGGCGCGTCGGGCTTGCCCAGGACGCGGCTTGTCGATCTGCACCACAACATTGGTACGGCCGCACCCAGAGGCCGTCACCGCCACTTCACCGACATTGAGGATCACGCGGGCAAGTTGGGCCTTGAGGCTGACGGCGATGGGAACGGCGGCAATATAAATGTGCTCAGCGTGATAACCGGGCAAAATCACCTGAAACATCGCATCCTTGCGGGCTGACATGCTCTCAAACGTTGCCAGCACGCCGCTGCCATAATCCTCGTACATGCCGTGATATTCAGAGACCAGTCCCTCGACAATCGGCGTATTGGCATGGATATGGCCCTCAATGACAATCTCGGCCTCGGCGGGCACCAGAATATCACTGTTGCAGCAGCGGGCCATGCGCACAGGCTCGCCCAAGAGTGCTCCGGCGCAATGCATCTCGTCATCACCAAGGCCCAGATAGAGGCAGGCGGCCAGCTGAATGGCCGGATGAGCACCCAAAACTACGGCAAACGGCAGGGCTTCACCCTTGTCCGCAGCCTTGCGGGCCATGATGGCCAGATGATGGTTGGGGGCAATGCCAATCAGCGCCTCTGTCGGGCTCAGGATTTTCAGGCGTGCGTAAGAGGCATTGCCAAGGCCGGTCTCCGGATCACGGGCAATCATCATGCCCGCGCTGATATAGGGGCCGGTTTCCTTATCGAAAAACGTCGGAACAGGCAGGCGCGCCAACACACCCTCTTCAAAACGCTGCTGCTGAACAGGAGCATTTTCCACAACGACCGGCGCAACCGGCTTTTGCACCGACGCCAGTAAGGTGGACTGGATCGATGCGCGTGGAACATCCAGCGCCAGCGCAATACGATCAAGGCTTGAGAGAAGGTTGCCAAACACCGGAAACGCCGATCCCTTGACCTTGTTGATGCGAACCGCATGTGTTTCGTGTGTCAAAGACAGCAGGGCCGAAAGATCATAAACGGGATCGATTTCTTCATCGACAATGAGCAACTCGCCCTGCTTTTGCAACACAGCCATCATGGTCCGGCATGATTGGTCGCTCACACCTTCATACGGTTTGTTTTCTGGCTGGCAGATGTTTGGACGAGCATTGTGTGCCACGGGAACCACTTTCGAAGAACAGTGAAATGCCCGTGAACTATGGGGTTGAGTTTATGCGTTGTATACCTGCACTCACTCCAACTGGCCCATCGGAAAAATAGAATTGCACGTTTGGCGACAAGAGCAACAAGGCATCCCAAGCAGAATAGGCATGTATTCCCGCAAGGATTGAAACCATGTGAAATTTGCCCAACGTTCTCTCGGAAATCGTTGTTACGTCACTTGAGAGCCACGCAGCGTAACCCTATGCTCGGCGAATGGACCATTACGGCATTGAGCTCAAGCCTCTCGCGAAATTCGTTCTGGCGTGCCAGAATCCCAGCATTTCCAATTCGTCCCGCGCGCTTGGAATAGCTCCATCCGTTTTGAGCGCTGCTTTACACGGCTTGGAAGATCGCCTGCATATGAAGCTTTTCGAGCGCAAAGGGCGCTACCTCGGCCTTTTGCCATCAGCCTTCTGGCTTTATCGAAATGCGGCAGTGCTTCTGCATCTGGAGGAATTTTCAAGACGCAGTCTGGCGATCCCTGCAAACCGGATGGAAAAGCTGTCCGTTCGGATCGACCTGAATTTTTCCATCGGCAGAATGACGAAGGCCGTGAGCTGTGCCATTCAGCAAATGGGCCTACAGCACCCCGAAACCTTTATAGCCTGCCAGTTTCTCGACACAGCCAGTGCAGCAAGCGGTGGTTTCATCAGAGAATCGATGGATCACATTCCAGCCGAACATTGCGCCACGATTGAGATCGGCTGCCATAATGAGCACTCGTTCCGGGAAGAGCCTGGGACTGAATTGTTGTATCGCGACCCGTGGATAGCCGTCAGCGCCACGGATCCGGTGACAGATATTAAAGCCGATGCGGATATTCTAGCCGTTGTCAGGATGAGCGCTCACCAGATGCAGGTCGTTGCCCATTATGCGGATCAGCATGGGTTATCCGCGCGGCTGAA is part of the Agrobacterium vitis genome and harbors:
- a CDS encoding UbiD family decarboxylase, yielding MMAVLQKQGELLIVDEEIDPVYDLSALLSLTHETHAVRINKVKGSAFPVFGNLLSSLDRIALALDVPRASIQSTLLASVQKPVAPVVVENAPVQQQRFEEGVLARLPVPTFFDKETGPYISAGMMIARDPETGLGNASYARLKILSPTEALIGIAPNHHLAIMARKAADKGEALPFAVVLGAHPAIQLAACLYLGLGDDEMHCAGALLGEPVRMARCCNSDILVPAEAEIVIEGHIHANTPIVEGLVSEYHGMYEDYGSGVLATFESMSARKDAMFQVILPGYHAEHIYIAAVPIAVSLKAQLARVILNVGEVAVTASGCGRTNVVVQIDKPRPGQARRAMAICWGAVSIVKSVTVVDSDVDPWDINAVELAKSTRMRVDRDILIIPGMPADRSEPQEEAGMVAKIGYDATCKAGDRKEGYDKALPPQASYERMSRVIAAIKPEGAV